AATGCTCCGGCGAGATATGTATACACTGTACAAGAACCTTTCTTGTTTGTCAGACAAAAACGTATGGAACTCTTGCTTCCAGGTAGTTGAACAATGAGTTTTGTGCAAGAATGCCACACCTGCACTAGACCAGGAGTCCAGGACACTTGTACGATGCAAACAACCTATTCCGTCCGCAGCACAATTCCGGCGGCCACCGGCGCCCAGGCATCGACCAGAGAGCGGCACACCGGGCAGGTGACATGCGATCTCAGCCACGCATCGACGCACCCGTCGTGGAACAGATGCGCACACGCGGGGAGCTGCTTCACCACCTCCccgcgctgcagctcgccgagGCAGACCGCGCACTCGTCGCCGCCGGATTTTTTCTCGTACGAGTAGGCCGGCAGGGCGGCTATCGCGGAGGCACCCAGGCCGACGCCGCGAGGTTGCAAGGGCTCCGACCCTGGCGCCGGCTGCTGCACTTGCCGCACCGGGAGGCTCCCGCCCCCGTCGTCACCGATGTGGTCGGCGACGAACGGCCAGTGGAGGCAAAAGAGAACGGTGACGAGGACGAGGATGCTGAGGCCCCACCGGAAGCCGATGAAGTACAGCATCGAGCCCGCGATCATTCCGGCTGGAACGAGCACGATGCACGCGATCCTGACAAGGAACGCACCTCTGCCGCTGAAGAGGATCATGGCGGCGAGTGCGAGTCTGATCGACAGTCACTGACATCAGAAAGATGATTGCCTCATCTGAGTATAATTATGATCTAACAGCTGGTCTTCCTAGGCGAGTTCGTCATTAGTAACAAGTCGACAAGAGAAATGCTTTGAGGTTTACGGCGACCCGTCCTAGATTTCTCTTTCAGCAATTTTGATTGGCCAGCAGTGAGACACTCTACTGCTTGGAAGAAACTGATCAGCACGTGGATCAGCAATACATAACCGTCTGTTGATATGCATTATATTGATTCATGACGGTGTGTCGAGGTGGATTGATTAGGATACGTGTTCATGGCTTGATGAGCCGGTGGCGCCGTCGCGTTGGCGTGTGCACTCGAAAGGCACAGGAGCATGGCGGGTTCCAGAAAAGTACAAATGGAAGGCGGGCCCATGGTAGTAGACATTATTTGACTATAATTTAGTCTGATGGCGCTTTCtgttttcaatttttttatttttttattttctagaaATCGATTTGTAGCGGCAAATCGATTTCTAGGAGCAGCGTGTTACCCGTCCCAAAAAATCATATTTTTAGCTTAGGGACGCGTACCGCACCCGCcccttaaaaatatattttcatcCGTCCCTAAAATTTTTTTTCGTAGTAGTGGAATAAGATGCTCGGAATCTGATACCTTGAGATTTATGCCGCACCGAGAATATTCAGGCATTTGTGCTGAAGGCTTTACCACACTAAACTGCAAGATTCCCACTGATTATAGCTACACTGAAGATATGTCCCTGAAGTGTTCAGTTGCCAACTGCAATTTTTGCATCAAAATAATGTCCCACCTCATGGTCTTTGAGCATAGGAGTCATGTTTTCCCTATTGTGGTAACAGTAACGTGGAAGAAACGTACGTTGTCATCACATCCAATAATTTTTGCACGTCTCTTCTTTTCAGGGTATGCTACACATCCAATAACTTTTACACGTCTCTTCTCTTCAGGATATGCCACCCAGTTAAGGTTTTGGTCATTTTGGAAACATTCCTCATAGCAAATTCTACATTTTTATTGGCCTCCATTACTTAATGGCGTTAAGGAACTCCAACGTTGAGGTAAAAATCATATACTATCTCTGTTCTTAAATATATGACATTATAACTTTTCGTCCAAACTTTCACCAGTAATATTTATCTAATAAATTAATTAGATAAAGTTAGATGACTACCTACATCTAGGAGTTATTTTTAAATAatattattttttaataaaaattgcAGAAATAAATGCTAAAAAGAAATCACAAATCTGGCACCCTTTCGGCTGCTCAAAAACCAATAAGGGACCTATCAGCTATAGCACGGCGATTGGAACCTATCAGTTCTCGAGTAGCCAGAGCCCACGGATAACGGATTGTAGGTGCCGATAGGCTCTAGTCGGCCCATGGAGAGCCGATAGGGGGTCCTATAGGCTATTGGATAGCCCATATGTCCTTTTTCACCATGGCTAgcacctttcttcctccttttaCTCATCCTCTTTTTACCGCCATCGCTTTCCACGGCACCACGAGCCTCCTGCTCGCCACCCGCATCGGCctgccgcccccccccccccccccgcccccgcctcccGCTGCCGGCCTCAGCTCGCCGAGGGCCGCGGTCCGGAGCTCCTGATGCCTGCCGCCAAACTTGCGGGTGACTAGGACGCCACAAGTGCGGGGGCGCGCCCTCCTCGGCCCCAACGCCACCGCTTGCAGCCACAggtaattttttttctttagtCCATTTTAATCATAGTTAGGTTCTAATCTAATGTTAGTTAGGTAGATTTGGTCTTTAGTTAGTGGAGTCAATTAGTTTAATATTCTATAATTAGTTGAGGTGACTATTTTAAGATTTTAAATGTAGAATAGATTAAGTTTAGATACTAGTTTAGATTATGAAGTTGCTTTAGTAATTGATAAAAATGTAGGTAGGTAGTTATTTGGATATTAGTGTTTCTTCGTTAGGCGAATATAGAATGTTAACTTGATTATACGATTATAGAATGTTTTTGTAGCTATTtaatgacttttgttaatagaaaAATATAGCAGCGCTGAGATGATTAATTATGTAGATCTGAATGTAAGAATACCACGTCAGTGGTAATGTTTTGGTTTGGAAAAAAATAAATAGGTGAACATACTATCAGGTCTGGGTGTCTAACGTCAGATCATGTGATGCATTACCAGGGATGGGTTCCGAACTAGTAAATATCAGAGTTGGATGGCGAGGAGCACAGAACGTTCGTAGGAGGACGCGATGGTAGTTTTTTTAAAATGAAAGTATCACCCTGAGCAATGGAATAGCTTTGCGATGCATGGGCTCATAGTTAATGATGGGCACGATAGTAACTGGGTGTATGATCAAGTGGAGATCATAAGAGGTCAGCTGTATCATGATAAGGTGCATCTACAGCATGCAGTTAAGAGGTGGGCTTTCTTGGAGAAGAAACCATTCAAGGTGGTAATTTCCAACCTAAGCACATATGATGTCAAGTGCCACTCCCCTGGATGTCCATGGCGGGTTCACAGCTTTCTGCTGAAGGGTGAGAGTAATTTTGTGGTTTCCATCTTTGTTGGGCACTCTTACAAGCTTACTGGAACGGTTATCAACAAACACAAGAACATGACAGCAGGGTTTGTGGCTAATGTGCTATACAGAGAAATTGTGAAAAAGAGTTCCTTGTCCCTTTTCTAGATTATGCTGGCTATATCTAATAGGTACACATATGAAATATCATATGATATGGCATGGCGAGCGAAGCAGAAGGCGTTGGAGTGGAGGTTTGGAATGTATAAGGACTCATACCACCACCTTCCACACCTCTTAGCATTACTGCAAACTAGGAACCTGGGAACTATAATTGATATTGATGACTATCAGGATGCAAATGGTGATAGGGTCCTTCGGCGTGCCTTCTGGTCCTTTGGGTGCATGATTGAAGCTTTCAAACATTGCAGACCAGTGCTTTGTGTGGATGGGACATTTTTTTACTGGGATGTATAAAGGTCCGCTACTCACATGCATTGGGGTTGATGCTGACGGCAAGGTTGTGCCtattgcttttgcttttgttgaatCAGAGAACATGGATAGTTGGTTGTGGTTTCTTTCATTGATCAAGCGGGCGGTGGTTTGTGAGAGGGCTAACGTGTGTGTGCTCCAGGACCGGCATAAGTGAATACTGTCGGAGGTGAAGAAACCGCGAGAGTGCAGGAACACCAACGTTGCTTGGTCAGAACTGCATAGTCGATGGTGCATGAGGCATTTAGGGGCGGATTTTTATTCTCAATTCAGAAACAAGCGGCTGATGGATCTTTTTAAAAAAGTTGCAGACAAAATCAGAAATGTAAGTTTGACGAGATATGGGccgagctcgacaagctgactATCAGTTACATGGCGGATGTTTGTAAGAAATCAGATGTGGCATGTGAAGAGGAACCGCAGGGGTTAGATCCTATTGATCGTGAGTCTACACGAGTGGCAAGGTGGAAAGGGGAGGAGGTCAGTGTAATGCTTCTCCGAGTGGATTAAAAATGAGCCACTTGAGAAATGGACATTGATTGCGGATATTGTTGGTACTTTTTACGTCacagataaatccgcaagcgcacggaataccgttgtagcattttaccCATGAGTATTCTAGAGTGTCATATTTATATTTCCGTAGGGAAGGCGGCAGTTATAAAATTGGTAAGTTGATGATCATTTCTTGATTGGATATTCAATGTACAAATAGGGGTAAGTATAATATATGGATATGGAGGTTGTGTGACACACAAGTTCTCATTGCAATAGACTTAGGCaaggagaaaggaagaagagaaTCTACTCAGGACTCATGTACTTCTATCTAGATATACAGCTCATACTATACTcatacacacatacacacatggaAAGGACCCAGCTCTAGACACCCAGGCACCACCGGGAGAACCGCACATAGTTGGTGGAGGATCGGCCAGCCAActcggctactttatggacctcctacCACTAGATCCGAATGTGAAAGATTATGGAGGAtggatagggctgtcaccatATGCCGCGTACCTCTACAAACCATGGGATAAtgcgacatccagcagcacttGACT
The genomic region above belongs to Panicum hallii strain FIL2 chromosome 4, PHallii_v3.1, whole genome shotgun sequence and contains:
- the LOC112890330 gene encoding RING-H2 finger protein ATL57-like translates to MILFSGRGAFLVRIACIVLVPAGMIAGSMLYFIGFRWGLSILVLVTVLFCLHWPFVADHIGDDGGGSLPVRQVQQPAPGSEPLQPRGVGLGASAIAALPAYSYEKKSGGDECAVCLGELQRGEVVKQLPACAHLFHDGCVDAWLRSHVTCPVCRSLVDAWAPVAAGIVLRTE